Proteins from one Setaria italica strain Yugu1 chromosome V, Setaria_italica_v2.0, whole genome shotgun sequence genomic window:
- the LOC101753282 gene encoding metacaspase-5, producing MGGRKRALLVGINYPGTKAELKGCHNDVDRMHRCLVDRFGFDEDDIRVLSDKDRSGPQPTGANIRRALARLVGDARPGDFLFFHYSGHGTRLPAETGQHDDTGYDECIVPSDMNLITDQDFRELVQKVPDGCLFTIVSDSCHSGGLLDSAKEQIGNSTRQNKTQSREPEERPDSGSGSSFRSFLKETVRDAFESEGIRIPHSRHSHSHHGGDDQDEAYGQSSGDGRIKNRSLPLSTLIEMLKEQTGKEDIDVGSIRMTLFNIFGDDASPKIKKFMKVMLGKFHQGQSGEHGGGGVMGMVGALAQEFLKAKLEGNEEEAFKPALEQEVHSVDEVYAGTKAWAPNNGILISGCQTNQTSADATTAQGVSFGALSNAIQTILADKHGEVTNKDLVMKAREVLSKQGYTQQPGLYCSDEHVHVAFIC from the exons atgggcggccgCAAGCGCGCGCTCCTGGTGGGCATCAACTACCCGGGCACCAAGGCGGAGCTCAAGGGCTGCCACAACGACGTCGACCGCATGCACCGCTGCCTCGTCGACCGCTTCGGCTTCGATGAGGACGACATCCGGGTGCTCTCCGACAAGGACCGCTCGGGGCCGCAGCCCACGGGGGCCAACATCCGCCGCGCCCTCGCCCGCCTCGTCGGGGACGCGCGACCCGGGgacttcctcttcttccactaCAGCGGCCACGGAACGCGGCTGCCCGCCGAGACCGGGCAGCACGACGACACCGGCTACGACGAGTGCATCGTGCCCTCCGACATGAACCTCATCACAG ATCAGGATTTTAGGGAGCTTGTGCAGAAGGTTCCTGATGGCTGCCTATTTACCATCGTCTCTGACTCATGCCACAGTGGTGGTCTATTGGACAGTGCTAAGGAGCAGATAGGTAATAGTACCAGGCAGAATAAGACCCAGTCCCGCGAACCTGAAGAGCGACCTGATTCTGGTTCTGGTAGCAGCTTCCGGTCATTTCTCAAGGAAACTGTTCGTGATGCGTTTGAATCTGAGGGAATCCGCATCCCTCATAGCCGCCATAGCCACAGCCACCATGGAGGTGACGATCAGGATGAGGCTTATGGACAGTCAAGTGGTGATGGTCGTATAAAAAACCGCTCCCTACCACTCTCGACACTGATAGAAATGCTGAAGGAACAAACTGGAAAGGAAGACATCGATGTAGGTTCAATCAGGATGACACTGTTCAACATCTTTGGCGACGATGCAAGCCCAAAGATCAAGAAGTTCATGAAAGTCATGCTCGGAAAGTTCCATCAGGGCCAGTCAGGTgagcatggtggtggtggtgtcatGGGCATGGTCGGTGCCCTTGCTCAGGAGTTCCTGAAGGCTAAGCTTGAAGGCAATGAGGAGGAAGCTTTCAAGCCAGCGTTAGAGCAAGAGGTTCACAGTGTTGATGAGGTGTATGCTGGGACTAAGGCCTGGGCACCCAACAATGGCATTCTGATCAGTGGGTGTCAAACCAACCAAACATCTGCCGATGCAACCACAGCGCAGGGTGTCTCATTTGGTGCTCTCAGCAATGCTATACAGACCATTCTTGCAGACAAGCACGGGGAGGTCACAAACAAGGATCTAGTGATGAAAGCACGTGAGGTGCTGTCTAAGCAAGGGTACACTCAGCAGCCTGGGCTTTACTGCAGTGATGAGCATGTTCATGTGGCTTTCATATGCTga